TGAGGTAGTAGCGCGCACCGGCTTCCAGCCCTTCACGCACCTGATCCGGTGTGGCGGCGGCCGTCTGCATGATGACCGGCATGCCGCGCAGGCGCGGTGTGCGCTGCACGCGGCGCAACACTTCCATGCCGTCGAGGCGCGGCATCATGCGGTCCAGCACCAGCAGGTCGAATTCGCGCTCGGCATCTTCGAGCAGCGCCCATGCTTCGACACCGTCGTGAGCCATGGTCAGCTCGAATCCGGGTGCGTCCAGATATTCCCGGATGATTTCGAGGTTGAAGGGTTCGTCATCGACGACGAGCACCCGTACTTTCGCTGACACATTCGGCATGCAAGGCTCCGGAAGTCTGCGGCCGGAATCCCGTCAAACCTGATGGCACCCGACCTCTGGCAGTGCTAACGGCTTGTTGCGCCGAGTCTTGAACCCAGTTCAGCCACTCAGGGCGGCCAGCGCCACCTCGGCCATCACCTGCTGCACGCGTGCGTCCTCGCCCACGGCCGTCGCCAGATCGATGAGCAGCGACGGATGACGGGCACGCGCCGCATCGACCTGAGCCGGCAGGTCGCGCCGGACATGCCCGCTCTGTGCGATGAACATCGGTACCACGGCAATGTGCGTCACGCCCTCCGCGACCAGCCGGTCGCAGGCCTGATCGAGCGTGGGTTCGAGGAACTCGAGAAAGGCGAGTTCGACGCACGGCGCCGACGGCGCGGCTGTCAGGCGCGCCGCCACCTCACGCAATGGGCGCGCCCATTCCGGATCGCGCGAGCCATGTCCGAACAGTATCAAACCATGCTTCACTGCTTAATCCCTTTCAATTTATGTGCTTACGATCAAGCGCCGGTCAAGCGCCCCGGGTACACTCGCGCCATCTCATCGCGACGGGACTGTGCATGCAGGTCATGATCATCGAAGACCAGCCCCTGGTTGTGGAGGGGCTGCGCAGCGTACTGACAGGCATGGACAGCGAGCCGGACATCCGGTGCGCTTTGCTTGCTTCCCGCGCATTGTCCATGCTGCGCAGCGGTTTGCGGCCCGATCTGGTGCTGCTCGACCTAAATCTGCCGGACGCCGGGGGTACCTCGCTGCTGACCGAACTGCGTCAGGAGTTTCCGGATGTGCCGGTGGTGGTGATTTCGGCCCAGGACGATCGCGACACCATCACGCGCGCCATCGACCAGGGTGCCATGGGTTTCATTTCCAAAAGCTCGAACACGGCAATACTGGTCAGCGCACTGCAGCTTGTGATGAAGGGCGGCATCTATGTGCCGCATCAGGTGCTCGACAGCCACGGCGTCGACCATCCGCCGCAGGCGCATATCCAGGACCTGGCCGACATCGGCATGACGCCGCGTCAGATCGAAGTGCTGACACTGATGATCGAAGGTCTGCCGAACAAGCTCATCTGCCGCGAACTGGGCATTTCCGACGGCACCTGCAAGACGCATATTTCAGCCATCCTGCGCCTGCTTGACGTACGCAACCGCACGCAGGCGGTATTTGCACTGTCGAAAATGGGTGTGAAGTTGCCGCGACGCCCTGCCAGGGACTGAACCCGGCGTCGCCCTGAACGCAGCCCCGGTCATGCGTCCAGATCATCGGCTGCGTCCAGCATGCCGCCAATCACCGCGTCGAGCACGACCGGGCGCACCGGTTTCGCGACCAGCGGGATGCCATGCCCCTCCAGTTCGATTTCAAGCTCACGCGTGGCGGCCAGCCCGGTCATCACCAGCGCCGGAATGGCGTCGCCCAGTTCGCGCCGCAGCGTCAGCACCGCGTTCAGTCCATCCAGTCCGTCGCCCAGCTGGTAATCGCTGATGATGAAGGCCGGCGCACCGGCCTGCCTGAGCTGACGCAATACGAAGTCGGGCGAGGTACCGGCAATCACATCGATGCCGACCGAACTGAGCAGCGACTGCAGCGACTGCAGCACCGCCGCATCGTCATCGATCAGCGCCACCCGACATCCGGCCAGCCTCGCCAACCCGTGCAATGACTCGGCCACCGGTGCCTGCACGAAGGCGCGCACCCGCGGCAACACGACGCTGAAGGTTGAACCGCGGCCGGGGCGCGAGCGCACCTTTACTTCATGCCCGAGCAAGGCACACAGCCGCTTCACGATGGTCAGCCCCAGTCCCATGCCGCGCCCGCCCGCCCCCGGGTCTGCGCCGGGAAGGCGCACGAATTCCTCGAACACATCGTCGATGCGGTCAGCCGGAATGCCCTGACCACTGTCGCGCACCTCGATGCGCAGGCGTCCGTCGTCGAGCATGCGCACGCCGGCGAACACCGTGCCGCGCGTGGTGTAGCGCAGCGCATTCGACACCAGATTGGCCAGTACCCGTTCGAGCAGCAGCGGATCGGAGCGGCACCACGCACGCGTCGGATGCAGCTCGAAGCGCAGACCCTTTTCAGCGGCCTGCGCTTCGAAGGTGACGCGCAGACTGTCGAATACCCGGATAAGCGGAAAATCGGTCAGCCGCGGCTGGGTGGCCCCCGATTCCAGCCGCGCGACATCGAGCAGCACGTCGCGCATGTTTTCCAGCTTCAGCGACGAACGTTCGAGCCGCGACAGCAAACCTGCACTTTCGTCGTCGCGCAGCCGCAGCTTCAACGTGCGGATATCCAGCCCCATGGCCATCAGTGGCTGGCTGAGATCGTGCAGCAGCGCATCGACGAACTGCGTCTTGGCGCGACTGGCCTGCTCGGCCACCTCTTTCTGCTGCTGCAGCTGGGCGGTGGCGTCATGTACCCGCTCCTCCAACCCGGCGCGCGCCGTCTGCAAGGAGACTGCCATGCGGTTGATGCCGTCTTCGAGCACCTGCAGGATGCCGCGCGCACCGGTGCGCGCACGCACCGAAAAATCGCCCTTCTCGATGCGCTGGACGGTTTCGGCCAGCGCACGCACCGGTGCGGTGACGCCGTCGGACAGGAAGCGGGCGAACAGGCCGGCCAGCAGCAGACCGCCGGCGGTGATCAGGACGGCGCTGGTGATCAGTTCGCGCCGCGCCTGCGCGCTGCCGAAACGCGACACCTGCACCACCACGGTACCGAGACGCAATGGCCCTGACGGCTCCAGTTGATCGTCGAACGGCAGATCCGACGGCCCCTGGGCCGAAAACACCGGCGCGGCGAACTGGTGGAAACGTTCGCTGCTCTGCAGCAGCGCGGTGCGGGCGAGACCGCGCGTGGTGTCTACAGGCGGATCACTGACCTGCCCGGCGCGCGCCAGAACGAGCTGGTCACGATCAACGATGAGTACGCCGTCCACGCCGCGCTCCCGCATCATCGAATCGGCCAGCGACTGCAGGATATCGAGATTGCCGACGAACAGGCCGTATTCGGAGGCTGGCGCGAGGCTGCCAGTCAGCAGCGCGGCGCGGTCGATCAACGACTGTTCGATGTCGTCGATGCGCGTACTCGTGAAATGGATGGCCAGTGCGAGCGCAATGGCCACCGAGGGCAGAAGCGCGGCGACCAGTACCCGACTGCGAAAGCCGAGGCGATCGAGTCCGAAACGACTCCGCACCCTGTGTCCCCCACACGCGACGAGCGCGAAAATTCACCGCACTCATGATACGCGAAGCCCGTGGCGGGCCAGTGCTCAGTACCAGCTGGTGCGCAGCGTCAGCCGAGCCTGGCGACCGACTGCGTTGAATGGGGTGCGGCTGCCCTGGTCATCGTTGAAGGTTTCGTAGCGCGGACCGATGTCGGTCACCGCAAATGCGGCTTCCCACAAGGAGTCACCGCTGCGGAATTTCTTCGCGATGCGCGCATCCAGCGTCTGATAGCTGTCGACCCGCTCGCTGCCGCTGAACCAGCGGGCGGAATTGACGCCATGCAGCGTGGCCGAAATCGACCAGTCGCGCGGCAGCGACTCGAACCAGGTCAGCGACCAGGTCGACGACGGAACCGTGTCGCCATAGCAGACGCGCCGCGGATCGCAGTTGGCGTCGGAGCGGATGCGCGGAATGGCCTGCGAAAACCAGATTTCGCGCCCGTCACCGCGATAGCGGTATTGATACTCGATGCCCTGTATCGTCACCGCATCGCCGTCGATGAAAGTCACGCCGGTCTCGAGATAGTCATTGTCGCGATAGCGCGTTTCGGTGATCAAGTGGTTGAAACGCTCGTGAAACAGTCGTACATCAAGTGTGGATGCGCCGAACTGCCCGACATAACCGAACTCGACCGAATCGAGGCGTTCCGGCTGCAGCGAAGGGGTGCCGACGTAAGTGCGCCGCGAACGACCCTGCTTGAATCCGTCCGCCAGCAGCGGCCCTGCCACCGGGTCGAGCGCGGTCAGTGCAGCCGCCACTTCCGGAAAGATGAAGCGGGAATCACCCCGGGTTTCGATGAGCGCCGGATGACGGTAAGCACGACTGACGCCGGCCTTCAGAGCATGGTTGGGTGTCGCATGCCAGGTCGCGAACAGGCGCGGCGAGGCCTGCGGGCTGCGATCGCGGAAACGCTCGATCATGTTGCCGGCATTCAGGGTCCAGCGGTCGTTCGGCCGCCATTCGACATTCGCCGACACGCGCACGAAACCGTCGGATTCCTGGCCGGTCAGGAAGAACATGCGTTTCGACTTCAATTCCTCGTGGCGCAGTTCAGCGCCCCACGCCACCCGCCAGTCCTGCGCCGGAACGAAGCTGTGCTGGAAGTCGATGTTCTGCCGGGTGGCCGAGCGGTTGTAGTCGATAGGCAGCGGCAGCGAACCGATGGAGAAAAACGGAAAGCCGGCATCGATCAGACCCTGATTGACCACGTCGGCCGCTTCGCCGAACCACTCCTCGCGCCCCCGGTCCTCATTGCGGTAATAGCTCACCGACCATTCGTTGTCGGTCGCCACCAGCCGCCGGAAGCGCAGATGCATGAAGCGGTTGTCGGTGAGCGATTCGCGGAAGCCGTTCTCGTTCGCGCTGTTGCCGGTCACGCCATAGGGATAGCCCAATTCGCGGCGCCCCTTGTTCTGCCCGGCCGTCAGGCTGATTTCGTCCGAGCTGTTCAGCGTCAGGTCGGCGCGAAAGGTAGTCGAATTCAGTCGTGCGTCGTCATGGCGATCATCGAAACCGGCATCGCCCATGGTCCGCGCATTCAGCGCGATGCTCAGTGGACCGAAACTGTGCCGCAGACGCATCGACGCATCGGCCACATCGCGATTGCCGCGGCTGACCGAAATGCTTGAACGCGGACCGTCCTGGCTGCTGCGGGTGACGATGTTGACCACGCCCGCCACGGCGTTCGAGCCATAGGTCGTGGCATTCGAGCCACGGACCACCTCGATGCGCTCGATCTCTTCCATCGTCAGCGGCAGCGCGTCCCAGTCCACGTAACCGAACAGATAGGGCGAATAGACCGAACGACCGTCGATCAGCACCTGCATGCGGTTCGGATTCAGCGAACCCAGGCCGTGATAGAAAACCGCTGGCGAGTGCCCGGTGTCGCTCATCACGTTCATGCCGGGCACCAGGCGCAGCACCTGGGTCAGACGGCGATAGCCGAGACGTTCGATGTCCTCGCGCGTGATCAGCGTGACCGCACCCGGTGCATCGTCGATGCGCTGCGGCATGCGGGTCATCGACAGCACGACCGGCAGGTCATCGAGGTGCGGCGCTTCGGGTTGCTCGGCGGCCACGGCAGGCTGTCCGAACAGGACGGCGCCGCTCACCAGCGAAGCGACCGGCCAGCGCATGCGAAAACGCCTCAACTGCGCGCGCTCCGCTGCGCCGGACGCGGCGTGCACTGGCATCGGGTGCGATTCGGAAGACTCAATTCGGGATTACTCCGGTTGGCCACGACGACCTCACCAAGTGGCAAAAAGCAGCGATTATCCGTCAAAGCGCCCGTTCGGCGCATGCCCAGCTCCGCCGCCTACCCCACGATAAGCAGATGCACCCGGTACGGTCCGTGCGCGCCGAGCACGATGGTCTGTTCGATGTCGGCCGTGCGCGACGGCCCTGACACGAAGTTGACGGCACGCGGCCAGGGGTCGAGTGCGTCGCGCGCGACCGCGAATGCAGCTTCCATGTCGGCCACGATGTGTTCGCGCGGCACCACGGCTATATGCGTCTCCGGCAACAGGCTGTTGACTGCCGGCGACTGGGCGCCGGAACACAGCATCAGCGTGCCGGTTTCGGCGATGGCGCGAAAACAGCCGGTGACGCCGACCGGATCATCACCGGTTGCCGCGCCGATGCGCACATCCAGACCGCTGGCCGACCAGTCCAGCCCGGCCAGCGCCGGGGACACCACGACCCGGTGCCCGAGCCCCTGCGACGCCAGCCAGCTGGCGCAGCGCGTCGGCACATCGGAAAGCGCGGGACATTCATCCACGGTGGAAATCAACGCCTCCGCCCGGTCGATGAAACGCGCCGCCAGATCGCCACCGTACGACGGTCGTGGCCCGGTCCGGGATGCGGTGATCACCTGCTCGACATGCTCGCGCGCCGCCGGGGTGCCGACCGGTTCGCGCCCGATGCGCTGGCGCAGCCGGCCGAGAATGTCGTCGCGCGCGCTGCTCATCGCCCGACCCTGCGCTGGCGCGCCGCGTACTGATCGCGGAAGCTCTGTGCGGCCGGCGCCGGAAAGTCGCGCTCGGCGGTCCAGCCCGGGGCGACGCCCATGGCCTGGATGCGGTCACGACCATCGGCCAGCCAGCGCAGATAGCGCACGGCAAAGCGCACGCCGCGCGCATACAGCGCCGGACGCTGTGCCACCCAGGCCCACAGGCGCATCGACAGCCGCTCGCTCCACGGTCGCAGGCCGGCATCGACCTGCTTTTCGCGCAGCTTGCGCATCAGGTCGGGCAGCGGGATCGATACCGGACACACCACGCCGCACTGATTGCACAGCGTGGCCGCCTGCGGCAGATCCTTCGCCTTCTCGAGCCCCTGATAAAGCGGCGTCAGCACCGACCCCATCGGCCCGGGATAGACCCAGCCGTAGGAATGACCCCCGATGGTCTGATACACCGGACAGTGATTCATGCAGGCGCCGCAGCGTATGCAGCGCAGCATGGCTTCGAAGTCGCCGCCGATCAGATCGGCGCGGCCACCGTCGACCAGCACGAAATACATGTGCTCCGGCCCGTCGGCATCGCCCTCGTGCTTCGGACCGGTCAGCAGCGACACATAGTTCGAGATGGCCTGTCCGGTCGCCGAGCGCGGCAGGATGCGCAGCAGCGTCGCCAGATCGTCCAGCGTCGGAATCACCTTTTCGATGCCGGTCAGCGCGACGTGCACGCGCGGCATCGTGGTGCACATGCGGCCATTTCCTTCGTTGGTGACGATGGCGACCGATCCGGTTTCGGCAATCAGGAAGTTGCCGCCCGAAATGCCCATTTCGGCACCCAGAAATTCCGGCCGCAGCTTTTCGCGCGCCTCGCGCGTCAGTTCGACGATGTCGGTCTTGGCCGCCGTGCCATGCACGCGCGCGAACAGTTCGGACACCTGCTCCTTCGACTTGTGGATCACCGGCATGATGATGTGCGACGGTGGCTCGTTGTCGTTGATCTGCAGGATGTATTCGCCCAGATCGGTCTCGACCGGACGGATGCCGGCGGCTTCGAGCGCCGCGTTCAGTCCGGCTTCCTCCGACACCATGGACTTTGCCTTGACGACGGTTTTCACGTCGTGCCGGCGCGCAATGTCGATCACCAGCCGGCAGGCCTCGTCGCCGTCGCGCGCCCACAGCACGGTGGCGCCGCGGCGGGTGGCTTCCGCCTCGAAGCGTTCCAGCCAGAGGTCGAGATCGCGCAGCACCGACGCCCGGATGTCCGTGGCGCGGGCACGCACCGCATCGAAGTCGTCCAAACTCGACAGCGATGCCAGCCGCGCCGCGGCATTGCGGCCTCGCGTGCGCTGCAGGTTGCGCTGCAGTTCGGTGTCGTCGAGTCGCTGGCGCACGCGCGACACGAAATGCATGGAGCGGATTTCCATCGCGCGTCAGTCCGGGTCGAGCCGGCCGGCCAGCAGCTCGGCGATGTGGATCACCTGTGTGTCCTCGTCACCGATGCGGCGCAACCGTCCTTCGATATTCATCATGCAGCCCAGATCGCCCAGCGCCACGGTGCCGGCGCCGGAAGCGCGGATGTTGTCGCACTTGCGCTGCGCGATGGCGCCGGAAATATCCGGGTACTTGACCGAGAACAGGCCACCGAAGCCGCAGCACTCCTCGCATTCGCTCAGCGGCTTCTGCTCGACGCCAGGCATGCGGTCGAGCAGCGCGCGCGGCTGGCGTTTGACGCCCAGTTCGCGCAGGCCGGCGCAGCTGTCGTGATAGGTGACCGTACCGGCGAAGTCGCCCGGCACTTCGGTGACACCCGCCACGTCAGCCAGGAACTGCGTCAGTTCGAAGGTCTTGGCAGCCAGCGCTTCGGCACGCGTGCGCCATGCCTCGTCGTCATCGAACAGGTGGGGATAGTGCGTGCGGATCATGCCGGCACAGGAGCCGGACGGCGCGACGATGCAGGAGAAACGTTCGAATTCGGCGATGAGCTTCTGCGCCAGCGCACGCGCGCTGCGCACGTCGCCCGAGTTATGGCCGGGCTGACCGCAGCAGGTCTGGGTGTCCGGCACGACCGGCGTGTAGCCGGCCGCTTCGATCAGCTTCAACGCCGCGAACCCGATCGACGGGCGCATCAGATCCACCAGGCAGGTGACGAACAGGCCGACTTCGCCACGGCTGCCGGGAGGCCGCGTGCTCATGGCTTTCAGCCCGCTCCGGCACCCTGAAGCGCCAGGTGTTCAACCCAGCGGCGGATGCGGTTGGCGTCACCGATGCGGGTCAGACGTCCCCACGAGTCGAGCAGCACGATGACCACCGGCTTCTGGTTCAGCCATGCCTGCATGACCAGGCATTTGCCGGCTTCGTTGGTGAAACCGGTCTTCTGCAGCGCGATTTCCCAGTCGGAACTCGATACCAGCGCATTGGTGTTGTTGAAATGCAGCGTCTTGCCCTTGACCGCGAAGGAACCATCGCGTGTGGTCGAGAACTCGCGGATCAGCGGATAGGTGGATGATGCCGCGACCATCTTGGCCAGATCGCGCGCCGACGACACATTGTGCGGGTCGAGGCCGGTACTGTCGAAGAAGCGCGTATCGGCCAGCCCCAGCTCGATCGCCTTCTGGTTCATGGCGGCGATGAATGCGCGCTGACCGCCCGGATAGTGGCGCGACAACGCGGACGAGGCGCGATTTTCCGACGACATCAGCGCCAGATGCAGCATTTCCTCACGCGTCAGGCGGGTGCCGATGGCCAGACGCGAGCGCGTGCCCTTGAGCTGGTCGATGTCCTCTTCCGACACGACGAGCACTTCGTCGAGCGCCGGGCGCGCGTCCAGCGCGACCATGGCCGTCATCAGCTTGGTGATCGAAGCGATCGGCACCACCGCGTCCGAATTGCGTTCGAACAGCACTTCACCCGAAATCTGGTCCTGTACCAGCACGGATGCGGATTTGACGTTCGGAAGGCCGAGCGCGTCGAAATCGGGCTCATGAGGCACGCGTGGCGCGACAGCGACCGATTTGCGGGAAGTCTTTTTGACGCTGGCCTGCTTGATGCGCTTCGACTGGGCGGCCTTGGCGACCTTTTTCTTCGAGGAGGACTGTGCGGCGGAGGTGTTGCCAGCGGCTTCGGAGGGCGGTGCGACGCCCAGACCAAGCACGACTGCGGTGCAGCTGACCATCAGGTATTTCAGAAGCATGCGTGGGACCCCTGGTGGCGATTTGATTGAGTAAAGAGTCTACCCGTCGAAGGCAATTTTTCAAACGAAAATAAGGCCATGGAAAGCATTCTTATGGCGGTTTCGCGATTGTGACGAAGGTATTCACGGCGCAATCACGGCTGGCTTGAGGCCGAGGAAGTTCACCACATCGTCTGCGCGCGCCATCGTATCGCGATAGCCGAGGTCGATCAGCGCCCGGGTATAGGGCTTTTCGAACAGCAGATAGCTGGCCAGGCCACCCCCTGCTCGCTTGGTGCCGCCAATGCCGCCCAGCAGCGTGCGGATGCCGAACGGCAGCGCATCGACGTGACGCGCCGCGATATCGTCCAGCCGCTCCGACGGTGCAATCACCAGCGTTTCGATCGGTCGCAGCGGCAAGCCCATTTCGGCCATCACATGATCCGGTACGCGACCGAGAATGTCGTTCACGCGCTGCAGCTGTTCGATATCTATCATCAGCTGATCGAGGAAGATGCTCGCCAGCGCATGGCCCGCCACCTGGGCCAGCGAGGGGTAGATGTCGCCCCGACGACGCTGGTCCTTTTCGTTCATCCGGCTGACGCCGATGATGAAGATGCGTTCGGCCCCGAGGTGCACGGCCGGACTGATCGGTGCGAGCTGGCGCATCGAACCGTCGCCGAAATATTCGCGATTGATCTTGGTGGCGGGAAATATGAAAGGCAGGGCGCTCGAGGCGAGCAGATGCTCGACCTTCAGCGGTGTGCGCGAGGCGGCGCGCTGCATGCGCTTCCACGGCTCGATGTGTTCGCCACCTTCGAAAAAGGCGACGCTGTCGCCCGAGGTGTAGCCCGAAGCGGTGACCGACAGTGCGTACAGCGCACCCCTATCTATGGCGCGCTGGATGCGGCTGAAATCGAGTCTTTCGGTCAGCAGTTCGCGCAGGGGCGTGTTGTCGAGCAGCGACTTCGGGTAACGATCGACCGCCCAGCCGAACATCAGCGCCATCAGCCATCGGGCACCGGTGCGAGCAAGCCCGAGGTTGTCGGCGCGATAGACCTGTCCGGCATGGAAGTTTCGCCAGATGTACAGCAGGTTGTCGACGGCGTCGCCGAAGTCCTCGCTGTAGACACCCAGCGACACGGCATTGATGGCGCCGGCCGACGTGCCGCACAGGATGGGAAAGGGGTTGATGCGCGTGTCGGGCAGCAGATCGCGCACCGCCGACAGGACGCCGACCTGATAGGCGGCGCGCGCGCCACCCCCGGACAACACCAGCGCCGTCCTCGCTTGCTGCACCAAGCCTCCCCTTCTGGCCGCGCATGCCGGTTCCAGCCGGCATGCGTGCGTCAGTGCACTGCGCGGGTCTTCAGCGTATCTGCCCCGCCTCGACCACGGTCAGTGCTGTCATGTTCACGATGCGCCGCACGGTGGCGGTCGGCGTGAGGATGTGCACCGGACGCTTGGCACCGAGCAATATCGGGCCGATCGTCATGCCCTCGCCGGCTGCGGTCTTCAGCAGGTTGTACGAAATGTTCGCCGCATCCAGCGTCGGGAAGATAAGCAGATTCGCTTCGTCCCGCAATCTGGAATTGGGGAAGATGCGGGTACGGATGTCGATGTCGAGCGCCGCGTCGCCATGCATTTCACCTTCGACTTCGAGATGCGGGTGGTCGGCGTGCAGCATTTCCAGCGCGCGGCGCATCTTGTCGGCGGTCGGCGTGTTGTCGGAACCGAAGTTGGAATGCGACAACAGCGCAATCCTCGGTTCGATGCCGAAGCGACGCGCTTCCTCAGCAGCCAGTACGGTCATCTCGACCACCTGCGCAGCCGTCGGGTCGTAATTGACATAGGTGTCGCACAGCATGACGGTACGACCCGGCAGGTTCAGCAGATTCATTGCATAGAAGTTGCTCAGGCCATCCTTGAGGCCCAGCACATTGCGCACGAATTGAAGGTGGCGCGTAAAGTGGCCGAATGTGCCGCAGATCAGGCCGTCGGCGTAACCCAGCCGGGTCAGCAGTGCGCCGATCAGCGTGGTGCGGCGGCGCGCTTCGAGCTTGGCGTAATCGACCGAAATGCCCTTGCGCTCGGTCAGGCTGTGATAGAGCGTCCACAGCTCCTTGTAGCGCGGGTCGTTGTCCGGCGTGACCAGTTCGAAATCGACCTCGGGCCGCAGCCGCAGGCCCAGTTTCTGGATGCGTGACAGCACGACGTCGCGGCGACCGATCAGTATCGGTCGTGCCATGCCTTCGTCCACCACGTTGCGCACCGCGCTCAGCACGCGCTCATCTTCGCCTTCGGCGTAGATGATGCGTTTCGGATTGCGCTTGGCTTCGGCGAACACCGGTTTCATGACGAGGCCGGATATCCACACCAGATTGTTCAGTTGCTGGCGATAGGCTTCGAAGTCTTCGATCGGGCGCGTCGCCACGCCGGAATCCATCGCGGCTTGTGCCACGGCCGGTGCGATCTTCACGATGAGACGCGGGTCGAACGGCTTCGGAATGAGGTACTCCGGCCCGAATGACAGGGGTTGCTCGCCGTAGGCGGCACGCACGATTTCGCTCTGCTCGACCTGCGCCAGTTCGGCGATCGCCAGCACCGCGGCCAGCTTCATTTCTTCGGTGATCGTGGTCGCGCCGACATCTAGCGCACCGCGGAAGATGAACGGGAAGCACAGCACGTTGTTGACCTGGTTCGGGTAGTCCGAACGTCCGGTCGCGATCACTGCATCGCTGCGCACCGACTTCACCTCTTCCGGCAGGATTTCCGGCGTCGGGTTGGCCAGCGCGAAGATCAGCGGGCGCGGTCCCATGCGCATCACCATGTCGGCCTTCAGCACGCCACCGGCCGACAGGCCCAGAAACACGTCGGCGTCGC
The sequence above is a segment of the Methyloversatilis sp. RAC08 genome. Coding sequences within it:
- a CDS encoding patatin-like phospholipase family protein — its product is MSGGGARAAYQVGVLSAVRDLLPDTRINPFPILCGTSAGAINAVSLGVYSEDFGDAVDNLLYIWRNFHAGQVYRADNLGLARTGARWLMALMFGWAVDRYPKSLLDNTPLRELLTERLDFSRIQRAIDRGALYALSVTASGYTSGDSVAFFEGGEHIEPWKRMQRAASRTPLKVEHLLASSALPFIFPATKINREYFGDGSMRQLAPISPAVHLGAERIFIIGVSRMNEKDQRRRGDIYPSLAQVAGHALASIFLDQLMIDIEQLQRVNDILGRVPDHVMAEMGLPLRPIETLVIAPSERLDDIAARHVDALPFGIRTLLGGIGGTKRAGGGLASYLLFEKPYTRALIDLGYRDTMARADDVVNFLGLKPAVIAP
- a CDS encoding NADP-dependent malic enzyme produces the protein MDEHIRAAALDYHRKPGPGKISVVPTKALTNQQDLSLAYSPGVAAACEEIVANPLEVSSLTARGNLIGVITNGTAVLGLGPIGPLAAKPVMEGKAVLFKKFANIDVFDIELDERDPDKLVDIIASMEPTFGGINLEDIKAPECFYIERKLRERMKIPVFHDDQHGTAIVVGAAILNGLKAVGKDIREVKLVTSGAGAAALACLDLLVLLGMPVENIWVTDIKGVVYEGRKEDMEPLKARYAKVTDARTLGDVIGDADVFLGLSAGGVLKADMVMRMGPRPLIFALANPTPEILPEEVKSVRSDAVIATGRSDYPNQVNNVLCFPFIFRGALDVGATTITEEMKLAAVLAIAELAQVEQSEIVRAAYGEQPLSFGPEYLIPKPFDPRLIVKIAPAVAQAAMDSGVATRPIEDFEAYRQQLNNLVWISGLVMKPVFAEAKRNPKRIIYAEGEDERVLSAVRNVVDEGMARPILIGRRDVVLSRIQKLGLRLRPEVDFELVTPDNDPRYKELWTLYHSLTERKGISVDYAKLEARRRTTLIGALLTRLGYADGLICGTFGHFTRHLQFVRNVLGLKDGLSNFYAMNLLNLPGRTVMLCDTYVNYDPTAAQVVEMTVLAAEEARRFGIEPRIALLSHSNFGSDNTPTADKMRRALEMLHADHPHLEVEGEMHGDAALDIDIRTRIFPNSRLRDEANLLIFPTLDAANISYNLLKTAAGEGMTIGPILLGAKRPVHILTPTATVRRIVNMTALTVVEAGQIR